From the genome of Candidatus Omnitrophota bacterium:
GCGGTCATAACATCAGTTTCCTGAAAAATTCCGGGAGCGTGAACAGAGAGCCCTGCGGCACCTCCGGCACAATGCCGAAGAACTTCTCCATGGTTGTGGTTCCCTCGATTATTTTAACAGGCCCTTTGATTCCCGCCCGTTCCTTGGCGGCGTCAATGGCGGCGTTAAGATTTCCGCTCTTGTCGGCGAGGCCGTGTTTTATGGCCTGGGCTCCGGTAAAGACCTGCCCCTGGGCAAGACCTTTGAGTTTTTCCACAGGGATATTCCTCCCGACCGAGACCGTTTTTAAGAACTGCCCGTAAGCGTCATCTATCATTTCCTGAAGAAGCGCCCTCTCTTCTGGGGTCATCTCCCTGTAATAGGCACCCATGTCCTTGTATTTGCCGCTTTTGACGACATCCGGCTTGATCCCTATTTTTTCCAGCAGCTCCTCCCAGTTGGAAGAA
Proteins encoded in this window:
- the sppA gene encoding signal peptide peptidase SppA; protein product: FLFLLSASVVAALFSSRREYDEASGFAGKDKIGLVKIYGMISVVPPGGGTLFSLRGSDRWVDQLSSLRKEKVKALVIRINSPGGTIGACQEIVEEIMKCRAAGIPVIASLGDVAASGGYYVASVCDAIYLNPGTITGSIGVIMGSSNWEELLEKIGIKPDVVKSGKYKDMGAYYREMTPEERALLQEMIDDAYGQFLKTVSVGRNIPVEKLKGLAQGQVFTGAQAIKHGLADKSGNLNAAIDAAKERAGIKGPVKIIEGTTTMEKFFGIVPEVPQGSLFTLPEFFRKLML